In Sparus aurata chromosome 5, fSpaAur1.1, whole genome shotgun sequence, the genomic window CCCCCacaaaggtagcttcctccacGCCTTaaggtctcgctgcccagccatgtctcttcAGTGACAACTAGTGTAGGTGTGggtatgagtgtgtgagtctgtgtgtctgcgtgcgtatGTGCGATTGTctgtttgagtgtgtatgtctctgcgcatgtctgtgggggtgggagggttgggttcttttaattttcttctcttgattttatttacagtttctcttttctgttgttgtttttaatctatgTAAGGCACTTTGAGTTACTcctctgtatgaaaagcgccatacaaataaagattgattgattgattgattgagccATCTACAGACAGATCATCAATTCTCAGTTTCCTTATCAGTACGTCTGATCAAAATAAATATAGGATTTACACCTTTTTGGTGATTATTCTGTCTTTCAAAGGTCTTAATAGATAATGtgtgacaaatatttttaatgtttatacatttattaaaaatatggacatacattttttttaataaatgatccaaaaacatacacacacacacacacacacacacacacacacatgcacgtacacgcgcgcatgcacgcacgcacacacacacacacatgcacacacacactgacacacacacacactctgagacTTCTTGCAGTGTTCCAGAGGTGTGCAGCTGCTCATCTATCACAGTGTGTCATGCCTGTATAGTGTCTTGTAGGCCTTCTCTCTGCACAGAGGTAGCAGATCATACACCACACGCTGTGCTCCGGAGAGATCTGGACTCCACTGCTGCTCCGGAAAGGCCTCAGAGCACAGGAGCCTGTCGGCACAGTGGAGGATGGATGAAAGTCAGGTAGAAATGAAATCTGACTAACCCTATCAACCCCAACAACATGACTCAGAAAAAAGGCTAGTCTTATTAAATTTGAATTGAAGAAATCCAGCAAAAATAAGGAATGAATATGATTAAGTCTTACTGAGTCTTTTTTCCAAAGTTGGAGTGCCATCCGTGGTTGGTTTGAGGCAAAGCATATAGTCAAATGTGAGACAGAAGGGTTGTAAAGCAACACGTTGGTCCATGAAAAGGTGTGTCAAAAAggacacacatttacacaaaataTGCTCTAGAAGTATTCAGAGCCGTTCCCTAAATGTTCTAGAAGGAACTTTTatctggttatgaaacagtctctaTCTCATATTGATGCCTCTATATGATCTACATAAGCACATGAGACCATCAGAGGATTGGTCATTTCTTTATGGTTATTCTTAATGTCTGTCAGCAGGTTGGATTTATACCTACCCTGGTTAATTCTTTATGGCAGGGTGCAGAAGATGAGCTCAGGAGTCTGACAGTCTGAGGAAGGTTAAAGATCTGCATAGCCACAACTACATTACATTACCATCCTGCAAAcagatgtgttaaaaaaaaaaaactttgaaactCAGTTGTGTCTATCTTTCACTCGCttccaaaataaatacatgtgcTAGCCAGATTAAGATTTTTAccacaggaggaggtggagcacgATTAattaaagttccttgtagctgtTTTAAATAAAGTAGCCACACAACACACTACGTttaaaaatactcaagtaaaacacctgaacagcACATTTCAATAACTTGGAATAATTAATTGCCCTtgtcttgttgtttgttttgaataagcTGAAAGACTGTGTATGTGGACTGACCTTCTATGTACTATTCTATGAtaatattctattctattttactTTCTATGGATGTCATTCATGGATGCAAGTTCATTTTAAACTTtcccttgatgttttttcaggaGTTGTTCCAAATTGTTAGTAATCATGATGATCAATCCTCAGTGGCAAGGCACTTTAAAAACCAGTGAACTAGTGAACATTACACAGGCACTGTTGGAGGCACGTATAGGGCAGGTTGTGGTCACCTGTTAACCCAACGTGTGAATATTTATAATCAAATTGCCAGAATACATGCTGAATGAGGCCGTCTACCCCGAAATGTCCATGTGGAGATCTTAAAAACCTAAAAAGTGCtatcctcttctttctttctttatcttaaaatacaaaacaatcaGTACAAGAATCCAGCACTCAGTCTTCAAGGTCTAATCTTGAGTTGAGTGCATTGCGTTTTCTTTAGGGGTAATTCCACCAATTTTCCAcataaaagtgtgtttacaggtcttggggagtaccgCTTCTTCCAAGAAGCCagcagaggaagctgcgtgtCACCTGATAAATGgcctctagtgatgtcactcagtggttcagttgcattgtgggtaatgtatgcACCAGGTGACATCTATGGTTCTGCTGTAACAATTTGCTTTAGTCAAGTACAACAGTACTaagcaacttagccactgaatgacatcactggaggcaatttatcagatgacatgcagcttcctctggtggtgaattttatgttgtagaacaaaaccTGAAAATACCTTAAACCTGGAGTAACCACAGACCTAACTTtagacatttaactgaaaacacattcaaacaactCCTAGGCTTTGAGACAAGGTAACCAGAAAAGTGCTTACTGATTTCCTAGTTTAAGGAGTACCATCTACACCATTCTATGCAGTAGTAAACTTTAAGGTTTAATTGCAATTAAAGCACATCTTAAATCTTTAATATCACTTGCTCATTCGTGGTCCCAGAAGGAGACATTTTTAACTTGGTGTATGCATGTTGTGTTCTGTAACACCATCCTGAAGACTGGTGTTTTTAGCTTTTAGTTAAGTTTGTATTTATGTCCGGTGCCTTACTTCTTTatgtaaaacactttgtaacccACTGCTCCTGAAAGGTGCTCTATAAATACAGACGCCTCCTTACATTTTTAACTCTGGTGAGAGTCTAAACGCAGTAAAGCCTTCTATGGAGTCCATGGTAGTCCAACAATATGCAGTTGTGTAGTTTACCTTAGAGTTATTGACTGTAGATAACTGGAAACGCATTCATGCTACCCTCATTTTTACACTTTGCTTTAGTGGCATTATCTTGGGTAAATATTATAAAAAGCATTACCGAGGATGAAGTATGCAGCAACACTGAGGGAGAGGATGATGAGGAAGATGGTGCCTAGACCCAGATCTCCCATTGCACAGGCATTTGGACAAGCACAGGGGCTCTCCACCCAGATCTGCAGGGGCTCCTCAGCGCTGAGGCTCTGGTCCCGGATGAAAGAAGCCGACTGATTTGGATTACAGTGGTAATGTACTACTGTCAGTGGCTGCTCGTCATGAGCTGGAAGGAAAACAAGAATCATCAGGTCATCACACTGCAGTGACAAAAGATCAGTGGCATGAattttgtttaatgtttgtgttttagctCACAAAAGTATGAGACAGACAGCATCTTCAGGGTGTCATTGTAGTAGAATTCATTCCCTTCATGTCTCCCATAGCTGATATATCGGCTAATGTCTCTGTTGAACCTCTGATACCTATTGAAATAGCAAAATATCACATAGCAAGAACATGTTTAAGACATCTGTCAGAGGAGTAAAGCGGACAGATAGGAACATTCTGATAAATCTTTATTAAAGAATGAAGTTGAATATATGctgatgaaaatgtgtttattaaacaCTCAATGCTGACTTCAATCTAAAAAACACGCCGTTGTCATTTTCCCAAACATTTGTTAATGCCAGGGGCCCAACTGTTTCTTTATTGATTGGAAATAAACACTGTGTGTAAATTTGGAGAGCAATCAACTACAGTCAGCTTAGTTTCTTTATTGCAGAGAGTTAAATACTCCGCAGGAGTCTCGACATTTTCAGATTGTGTGCTTGGGCGCCTCTTAGTGGCCACTGCCCTTCAACAGCTGCTGAGTTTTAAGGAATGAAATAAAGACATCTCAATTAAACACACTGTAAGGAACCCTTAACTGgatatgaaacagtctcaaatACTACTGATTCCTCTTTATGAACTAAATAAGAAAACAATACCATCAATGAGAAGATTGGCCATTTTCTGCATTGTAATTATAGTTAATTTTAATGCCTCAATCTTCTGGTGGAGTGCTGAGGACGAACTGATGAGTCTCACAGCTTGATGACAGACACAGTGTAAGTTCTTTCAGCAGTtttgaatgaaagtaaaattatgtaaatgttttaccTGAAAAAACAGCTTCAACATAATTGATGATGTGTGCATTTCTGACTGAAAGACAACATCTTCTGCCTCCATGTATGCAGTCACTACAATATGTTGgctttatgtttgtgtgtatttcaagacatttaaatttgtggaaaaaaaactggggggaaaaaaaacattaaaaaaacattttaaaatgtgtctaaTCATCCAAACAATTCATGACCCCCTGGTGAAGACCTCTGATCTAAAGAGTGTCTTGAGTCATAATGACTCGAGTGTGCATCCATggtcaaaaaaaagaaaaaagaagaacagaTTCAAAATCTTGACTGCAACAGCACATTCACAGTCAGCGCACACAAACTGCTAGTTCAACAGGTCAGCGTGTTTGTTAACATATCCAATCAGAGAGAGGAGTTTAAAGGCATTGACCTctagaaacaacagaaaaataatagctAGGTAAACGTACAAAAAGACTAATGCAGCTGTTAAAACAACAGGTAGGTGATACGGGAGTATGACGTGGGAGTATGTTTTACTCCCATTGTTGTGTATCCAGGTTTGATATGTTATCTTATTATAAGCTCAATCTTTTTTCGTAACCaatgaaacatatttttgacttaatacaacacatacaaacactcaCTAGGGCACCAAATGTGTTCATCTGCAGCTAAAAAGTCCCCAATAAATGCCCTATTTCCTCCTGCTAGATCAGATTTTGATAAAAACTACAGTTCAATTgctcttttaaataaaaaaaaaaaaggggggggggcaatATATTTGTGACCAAATGTTTAATCCTTGATTTAAACTTAAGTAGGACCAAATGAGCTCGGAGTCACATAGTATAGAGTCAGAAAGCATCAAGAGACAGAAGaacacattgttggttttggtctttcaTCATGCATATTTTTGACAATAACAGAATATTGCCAGCCTCATCCTATAAGTTAGCAgtttaataaacatgtttattcaggACCTGAATATGGATGTCAAGATGTCCCACCTGTTTGCAAAGCACTGTGCATTACTTCTCTAGCAGAGAAGGGGACATGAAGACATGCAAATTGAAGGTAATAGTGTGGCTGTATGTCTGCACAGCTGTATGTCTGCACAGCTGTATGTCTGCACAGCCGTATGTAAAATCCTGATAAAGCAAATATGTCCAACAATGTTTTGCTTCATTGGAAAGGCTGAAAAAGTGACTACATGGTCACACATTGTGAATCTCAACAATGAGTGCTGTCTACTTTACCTGACAATAAGGCATGCAGCAATATTGGTACAGTCAGCTCCAGTCAGGTCCTCTGGCAGTGAGAAAGGCTGGCAGGGGCTGAAGGTCAGGAGGATCTCTGCACTGATTGGCATGTTCTCTGCTGACATAGGCTTCAGACGTCCCAGGAAACCGTCCGCATCTCCCATAGCTTTCAGGTTGATCACACCGCTCCCATCCTTCATGATGCATTTGCAGGGGTTTACTTTGAAGCATCCTGGCCTCTTGGGATGAGGGGAGCGAGCCGAGGAAAACATGATAAAACCAACCGAGAGCGCGAGTAAGACATTTTGAAGGCTCATGGTGACAGTGAGCACCAGTGCAGAGGACAGTGGCACACTGTGTGTTGTTGGGTAACTACAGAGCGACTAACAGCATGGTGATGGTAGGAAAGTAATTAGAATAAAGGTGATTTGTCACACCAGGCATTC contains:
- the LOC115581250 gene encoding uncharacterized protein LOC115581250 isoform X2; its protein translation is MKDGSGVINLKAMGDADGFLGRLKPMSAENMPISAEILLTFSPCQPFSLPEDLTGADCTNIAACLIVRYQRFNRDISRYISYGRHEGNEFYYNDTLKMLSVSYFSHDEQPLTVVHYHCNPNQSASFIRDQSLSAEEPLQIWVESPCACPNACAMGDLGLGTIFLIILSLSVAAYFILGSCALRPFRSSSGVQISPEHSVWCMICYLCAERRPTRHYTGMTHCDR
- the LOC115581250 gene encoding uncharacterized protein LOC115581250 isoform X1 — translated: MSLQNVLLALSVGFIMFSSARSPHPKRPGCFKVNPCKCIMKDGSGVINLKAMGDADGFLGRLKPMSAENMPISAEILLTFSPCQPFSLPEDLTGADCTNIAACLIVRYQRFNRDISRYISYGRHEGNEFYYNDTLKMLSVSYFSHDEQPLTVVHYHCNPNQSASFIRDQSLSAEEPLQIWVESPCACPNACAMGDLGLGTIFLIILSLSVAAYFILGSCALRPFRSSSGVQISPEHSVWCMICYLCAERRPTRHYTGMTHCDR